The proteins below are encoded in one region of Chelonia mydas isolate rCheMyd1 chromosome 11, rCheMyd1.pri.v2, whole genome shotgun sequence:
- the DTX3L gene encoding E3 ubiquitin-protein ligase DTX3L codes for MAALPAPLLVRVSPAARSSDKLRLKLESYFQSAKRSGGGECEVERGPEPGAYLVCFRSEKDKNCVKSREDHALEIDGKSLKIFIQADSEIEDHGESQPTIQSSGQSSTSGFSQLQKKSDKQLGEKHDASSSSTAFTEKIFLHVSATLNTDLFTKQQRQQVTILCPNLKIEKNSSDHSIEKVTGDYADIEKVYHYFDKLLIKNDQHTDFSHFERKNDLEDVNENGLDEVNNIEVPSALYEYFNHVYEERIKELQQRFNVKIKSKEHDNGLTSVYFISVGSSGLVERAQQSFITDFQKGIADLKQEKVYLTNSSQLNETLQKLNTRYRNLLAKNEGNTVILRGPAHEILAAKKFFDEKNVNSPLEKPVKITSEAYTYRNGIEVDSVRLKLLKTILSKEIELINQTFDTIIENKDSPQNQRACIIFKPKNKDSDMSAHAYESFISAFQKASAMIIEKDLCLKLSGDQKKQLNKHFNKLQLENPGIILKKKEEKLGLKGLPDLLHAAEKHIRSFLYIEGPVKIKEGTAPTYGTSWRGATGTSQDADDDRKMNRVPPKEQPSPKLAGGEEAKDECAICMDKIYQKEVLQKCKHEFCKACIQEAMKYKPACPVCNTFYGLIQGNQPEGTMSFSKLPYPVTGYPQCGTIKIDYYMPDGVQTKNHPNPGRRYFGTSRTAYLPDNKEGREILHLLKRAFDQRLIFTVGQSRTSGANDMITWNDIHHKTSISGGPEMFGYPDPNYLKRVREELKSKGIE; via the exons ATGGCCGCCCTCCCGGCCCCGCTCCTGGTGCGGGTCTCTCCCGCGGCCCGGTCCAGCGACAAGCTGCGGCTCAAGCTGGAGAGCTACTTCCAGTCCGCCAAGCGCTCCGGGGGAGGCGAGTGCGAGGTGGAGCGGGGCCCCGAGCCGGGCGCCTACCTGGTGTGCTTCCGCTCGGAGAAAG ATAAGAACTGTGTGAAATCACGTGAAGACCATGCCCTAGAAATTGATGGCAAAAGTCTGAAGATATTTATCCAGGCAGATTCAGAGATAGAGGATCATGGAGAAAGCCAGCCTACAATACAATCGTCGGGCCAATCTAGTACCTCAGGCTTTTCACAACTTCAGAAGAAATCTGATAAACAGCTTGGTGAAAAACATGATGCCAGTTCATCTTCTACAGCATTTACTGAAAAG atttttctccACGTGTCTGCAACCTTGAATACCGACCTGTTCACTAAACAGCAAAGACAACAAGTGACCATTCTGTGCCCAaacttaaaaatagaaaaaaattctagTGACCACAGCATCGAGAAAGTGACAGGAGACTATGCAGATATTGAAAAAGTGTATCACTATTTTGATAAACTCCTTATAAAAAATGACCAACAcactgatttttcacactttgaaAGAAAGAATGATTTGGAAGATGTGAATGAGAATGGTTTGGATGAAGTGAACAATATTGAAGTTCCGTCAGCTCTCTATGAATACTTTAACCATGTCTATGAAGAACGAATTAAAGAATTACAGCAACGTTTCAACGTAAAGATAAAAAGCAAAGAGCATGACAATGGACTCACTTCAGTATACTTCATATCTGTTGGGAGTTCTGGATTAGTAGAGAGAGCTCAGCAGTCTTTTAtcactgattttcagaaaggaatagcagatttaaaacaagaaaaagtttATTTGACAAACAGTTCCCAGTTAAATGAAACACTACAGAAATTAAATACCAGGTATAGGAATCTTCTTGCCAAAAATGAAGGAAATACAGTAATACTGCGTGGTCCAGCACATGAGATTTTGGCTGCGAaaaaattttttgatgaaaaaaatgtgAACAGCCCACTTGAAAAACCTGTGAAAATAACGTCTGAAGCTTACACATATAGGAATGGAATTGAAGTTGATTCTGTTAGGCTTAAACTCTTGAAAACAATATTAAGTAAAGAAATTGAACTGATAAATCAAACATTTGATACCATAATAGAAAACAAGGACTCTCCACAGAACCAGAGAGCATGCATCATATTTAAACCTAAGAACAAAGATTCAGATATGTCTGCACATGCTTATGAAAGCTTCATTAGTGCATTTCAGAAGGCCTCAGCAATGATAATTGAAAAAGACCTCTGCTTGAAACTTTCAGGTGATCAGAAAAAACAGCTGAATAAACACTTTAATAAACTACAACTGGAAAACCCAGGTATAATACttaaaaaaaaggaggagaaacTCGGTTTAAAAGGTTTACCAGATCTTCTGCATGCTGCTGAAAAGCACATCAGGAGCTTTCTTTACATTGAAGGCCCTGTAAAGATTAAAGAAGGGACAGCTCCTACTTATGGTACCAGCTGGAGAGGTGCTACAGGAACTTCCCAGGATGCAGATGATGATAGGAAAATGAATAGAGTTCCTCCCAAAGAACAACCTAGTCCAAAGTTAGCAGGAGGAGAGGAAGCCAAAGATGAGTGTGCCATTTGCATGGATAAAATCTATCAAAAAGAAGTACTGCAAAAGTGCAAACATGAATTTTGCAAAGCATGCATCCAAGAGGCAATGAAGTATAAGCCTGCCTGTCCTGTCTGTAATACATTCTATGGACTCATACAAGGAAATCAGCCAGAGGGAACAATGTCTTTCTCAAAGCTTCCTTATCCAGTCACTGGCTATCCTCAGTGTGGGACTATTAAGATTGACTATTATATGCCAGATGGGGTTCAAACG aaaaaccaTCCAAACCCAGGCAGACGATATTTTGGAACAAGTCGAACAGCATACTTACCTGACaacaaggaaggaagagaaatttTGCACCTGCTTAAAAGGGCCTTTGACCAAAGATTGATCTTCACGGTGGGGCAATCCCGTACTTCTGGTGCAAATGATATGATCACCTGGAATGATATTCACCATAAAACAAGCATATCTGGGGGACCTGAAAT